In Nilaparvata lugens isolate BPH chromosome 5, ASM1435652v1, whole genome shotgun sequence, the following proteins share a genomic window:
- the LOC120351316 gene encoding uncharacterized protein LOC120351316 isoform X1 has protein sequence MLIGDGCSIQHYIITMLEESKCCIFPKASELSEILNNLECPEKNCNDIFHNPSNLTLHLQKRHGRTVESACRPKYGQFYCPEKSCKYYFNPEVSNVNKNFSNRFFTQFRYLKQHYIKVHMVKPFICLKCNKGFPTELHKTRHDEECGSKYTCSCGVVYNSISALKTHAMRKGHAINTTHSIKTKYMCQSTKSSETLTVIANNDSDKQTIDVTTLTKSLPKGASVLILHGLVNVNDLTNTNLFHLVKLNSQTVETSSQTESARPTSLKRKKSASPVKSTEKSVKKRMSQQTQTGEKNPKISSQTQTMNQFLKESKIKNSAKKRKKSMKTQTIVKPENVVSTVNQKCETFTVTSGKLDLLYNDVTNHDEDKTVKLEANKKAIDQLREKPVTETSNNHVEAKMEDRKIEERPLLDEESSESDNFKKHDICLPQLWLSNESSKEIDCKDISSLLERKTDDRSLCLYQDSNSSDRNYTSLCHIETQTDNRLNNLLDDYLTNCETQTNDILDQDTRWTQTCDDTFLPDLVDFTNNETQTAWSFLNNSPLSSSINLVHSETQTPPHVQEFNIGQL, from the exons ATGTTAATTGGTGATGGATGCAGTATCCAACATTACATTATTACG ATGTTGGAAGAGAGTAAATGCTGCATATTTCCTAAAGCATCAGAattgagtgaaattttaaataacCTTGAATGCCCTGAAAAAAACTGCAACGACATTTTTCACAATCCATCAAATCTCACGCTTCACCTCCAAAAACGACATGGAAGAACTGTTGAATCAGCTTGTAGACCAAAATATGGTCAATTCTACTGCCCTGAAAAAAGCTGCAAATACTATTTTAATCCTGAAGTTAGCAACGTTAATAAGAATTTCTCAAATAGATTCTTCACCCAATTCAGATATTTGAAACAA CATTACATAAAGGTTCACATGGTGAAACCGTTCATATGCTTGAAATGCAATAAAGGCTTTCCCACTGAGCTGCACAAAACTAGACATGATGAAGAGTGTGGATCAAAGTACACCTGTTCGTGTGGGGTTGTGTACAATTCAATCAGTGCTTTGAAAACACACGCAATGCGGAAGGGGCATGCCATCAATACTACTCATTCAATCAAAACTAAATACAT GTGCCAATCAACCAAATCGTCGGAGACGCTCACAGTAATTGCAAACAATGACTCAGATAAGCAAACGATTGATGTTACTACACTCACCAAATCGCTCCCAAAAGGCGCTAGTGTCCTCATTCTCCATGGCTTAGTTAACGTGAATGACTTGACAAATACCAATTTGTTTCATTTGGTGAAACTAAACTCACAAACTGTCGAAACGTCATCTCAGACTGAAAGTGCTAGGCCTACATCTCTCAAACGGAAAAAGTCGGCTAGTCCAGTCAAATCTACGGAGAAAAGCGTGAAGAAACGAATGTCTCAACAAACTCAGACTGGGGAGAAAAATCCAAAGATATCGTCACAAACTCAAACTATGAATCAGTTTTTGAaagaatctaaaataaaaaattcagctaaaaagaggaagaagagtatGAAAACTCAGACAATCGTGAAACCAGAAAATGTTGTAAGCACAGTGAACCAAAAATGTGAGACATTTACAGTGACCTCAGGAAAACTTGATTTGCTTTATAATGATGTTACTAATCATGATGAAGATAAAACTGTAAAGCTAGAAGCGAATAAAAAGGCGATTGATCAGTTACGTGAAAAACCAGTTACAGAAACTTCGAATAATCATGTTGAAGCTAAAATGGAAGATCGGAAAATTGAAGAAAGACCACTTTTGGATGAAGAATCTTCAGAGTCAGACAATTTCAAAAAGCACGATATTTGTTTGCCTCAGTTGTGGCTGAGTAATGAAAGTTCCAAAGAGATTGACTGTAAAGATATTTCTAGTCTTTTGGAGAGAAAAACTGATGACAGATCATTATGCCTCTACCAGGACTCGAACAGTAGCGATCGAAATTACACATCTCTGTGCCATATTGAAACGCAAACTGATAACCGTCTGAATAACTTGCTCGATGATTACCTGACCAACTGTGAGACGCAGACCAACGACATCCTAGACCAGGACACGCGATGGACGCAGACATGTGATGACACATTCCTTCCAGATCTGGTTGATTTTACAAATAATGAAACTCAAACGGCTTGGTCTTTCCTCAACAATTCTCCTCTCAGCTCATCAATCAATCTCGTTCACAGTGAAACACAAACACCGCCCCATGTTCAAGAATTCAATATTGGTCAGTTGTAA
- the LOC120351316 gene encoding zinc finger protein SHOOT GRAVITROPISM 5 isoform X3 produces the protein MFDVFERMLEESKCCIFPKASELSEILNNLECPEKNCNDIFHNPSNLTLHLQKRHGRTVESACRPKYGQFYCPEKSCKYYFNPEVSNVNKNFSNRFFTQFRYLKQHYIKVHMVKPFICLKCNKGFPTELHKTRHDEECGSKYTCSCGVVYNSISALKTHAMRKGHAINTTHSIKTKYMCQSTKSSETLTVIANNDSDKQTIDVTTLTKSLPKGASVLILHGLVNVNDLTNTNLFHLVKLNSQTVETSSQTESARPTSLKRKKSASPVKSTEKSVKKRMSQQTQTGEKNPKISSQTQTMNQFLKESKIKNSAKKRKKSMKTQTIVKPENVVSTVNQKCETFTVTSGKLDLLYNDVTNHDEDKTVKLEANKKAIDQLREKPVTETSNNHVEAKMEDRKIEERPLLDEESSESDNFKKHDICLPQLWLSNESSKEIDCKDISSLLERKTDDRSLCLYQDSNSSDRNYTSLCHIETQTDNRLNNLLDDYLTNCETQTNDILDQDTRWTQTCDDTFLPDLVDFTNNETQTAWSFLNNSPLSSSINLVHSETQTPPHVQEFNIGQL, from the exons atgttcgatgtgtttgaacgg ATGTTGGAAGAGAGTAAATGCTGCATATTTCCTAAAGCATCAGAattgagtgaaattttaaataacCTTGAATGCCCTGAAAAAAACTGCAACGACATTTTTCACAATCCATCAAATCTCACGCTTCACCTCCAAAAACGACATGGAAGAACTGTTGAATCAGCTTGTAGACCAAAATATGGTCAATTCTACTGCCCTGAAAAAAGCTGCAAATACTATTTTAATCCTGAAGTTAGCAACGTTAATAAGAATTTCTCAAATAGATTCTTCACCCAATTCAGATATTTGAAACAA CATTACATAAAGGTTCACATGGTGAAACCGTTCATATGCTTGAAATGCAATAAAGGCTTTCCCACTGAGCTGCACAAAACTAGACATGATGAAGAGTGTGGATCAAAGTACACCTGTTCGTGTGGGGTTGTGTACAATTCAATCAGTGCTTTGAAAACACACGCAATGCGGAAGGGGCATGCCATCAATACTACTCATTCAATCAAAACTAAATACAT GTGCCAATCAACCAAATCGTCGGAGACGCTCACAGTAATTGCAAACAATGACTCAGATAAGCAAACGATTGATGTTACTACACTCACCAAATCGCTCCCAAAAGGCGCTAGTGTCCTCATTCTCCATGGCTTAGTTAACGTGAATGACTTGACAAATACCAATTTGTTTCATTTGGTGAAACTAAACTCACAAACTGTCGAAACGTCATCTCAGACTGAAAGTGCTAGGCCTACATCTCTCAAACGGAAAAAGTCGGCTAGTCCAGTCAAATCTACGGAGAAAAGCGTGAAGAAACGAATGTCTCAACAAACTCAGACTGGGGAGAAAAATCCAAAGATATCGTCACAAACTCAAACTATGAATCAGTTTTTGAaagaatctaaaataaaaaattcagctaaaaagaggaagaagagtatGAAAACTCAGACAATCGTGAAACCAGAAAATGTTGTAAGCACAGTGAACCAAAAATGTGAGACATTTACAGTGACCTCAGGAAAACTTGATTTGCTTTATAATGATGTTACTAATCATGATGAAGATAAAACTGTAAAGCTAGAAGCGAATAAAAAGGCGATTGATCAGTTACGTGAAAAACCAGTTACAGAAACTTCGAATAATCATGTTGAAGCTAAAATGGAAGATCGGAAAATTGAAGAAAGACCACTTTTGGATGAAGAATCTTCAGAGTCAGACAATTTCAAAAAGCACGATATTTGTTTGCCTCAGTTGTGGCTGAGTAATGAAAGTTCCAAAGAGATTGACTGTAAAGATATTTCTAGTCTTTTGGAGAGAAAAACTGATGACAGATCATTATGCCTCTACCAGGACTCGAACAGTAGCGATCGAAATTACACATCTCTGTGCCATATTGAAACGCAAACTGATAACCGTCTGAATAACTTGCTCGATGATTACCTGACCAACTGTGAGACGCAGACCAACGACATCCTAGACCAGGACACGCGATGGACGCAGACATGTGATGACACATTCCTTCCAGATCTGGTTGATTTTACAAATAATGAAACTCAAACGGCTTGGTCTTTCCTCAACAATTCTCCTCTCAGCTCATCAATCAATCTCGTTCACAGTGAAACACAAACACCGCCCCATGTTCAAGAATTCAATATTGGTCAGTTGTAA
- the LOC120351316 gene encoding zinc finger protein SHOOT GRAVITROPISM 5 isoform X2: MTTELHLRPDYKMLEESKCCIFPKASELSEILNNLECPEKNCNDIFHNPSNLTLHLQKRHGRTVESACRPKYGQFYCPEKSCKYYFNPEVSNVNKNFSNRFFTQFRYLKQHYIKVHMVKPFICLKCNKGFPTELHKTRHDEECGSKYTCSCGVVYNSISALKTHAMRKGHAINTTHSIKTKYMCQSTKSSETLTVIANNDSDKQTIDVTTLTKSLPKGASVLILHGLVNVNDLTNTNLFHLVKLNSQTVETSSQTESARPTSLKRKKSASPVKSTEKSVKKRMSQQTQTGEKNPKISSQTQTMNQFLKESKIKNSAKKRKKSMKTQTIVKPENVVSTVNQKCETFTVTSGKLDLLYNDVTNHDEDKTVKLEANKKAIDQLREKPVTETSNNHVEAKMEDRKIEERPLLDEESSESDNFKKHDICLPQLWLSNESSKEIDCKDISSLLERKTDDRSLCLYQDSNSSDRNYTSLCHIETQTDNRLNNLLDDYLTNCETQTNDILDQDTRWTQTCDDTFLPDLVDFTNNETQTAWSFLNNSPLSSSINLVHSETQTPPHVQEFNIGQL; encoded by the exons atgaccacggaattacatttgcgcccggactacaag ATGTTGGAAGAGAGTAAATGCTGCATATTTCCTAAAGCATCAGAattgagtgaaattttaaataacCTTGAATGCCCTGAAAAAAACTGCAACGACATTTTTCACAATCCATCAAATCTCACGCTTCACCTCCAAAAACGACATGGAAGAACTGTTGAATCAGCTTGTAGACCAAAATATGGTCAATTCTACTGCCCTGAAAAAAGCTGCAAATACTATTTTAATCCTGAAGTTAGCAACGTTAATAAGAATTTCTCAAATAGATTCTTCACCCAATTCAGATATTTGAAACAA CATTACATAAAGGTTCACATGGTGAAACCGTTCATATGCTTGAAATGCAATAAAGGCTTTCCCACTGAGCTGCACAAAACTAGACATGATGAAGAGTGTGGATCAAAGTACACCTGTTCGTGTGGGGTTGTGTACAATTCAATCAGTGCTTTGAAAACACACGCAATGCGGAAGGGGCATGCCATCAATACTACTCATTCAATCAAAACTAAATACAT GTGCCAATCAACCAAATCGTCGGAGACGCTCACAGTAATTGCAAACAATGACTCAGATAAGCAAACGATTGATGTTACTACACTCACCAAATCGCTCCCAAAAGGCGCTAGTGTCCTCATTCTCCATGGCTTAGTTAACGTGAATGACTTGACAAATACCAATTTGTTTCATTTGGTGAAACTAAACTCACAAACTGTCGAAACGTCATCTCAGACTGAAAGTGCTAGGCCTACATCTCTCAAACGGAAAAAGTCGGCTAGTCCAGTCAAATCTACGGAGAAAAGCGTGAAGAAACGAATGTCTCAACAAACTCAGACTGGGGAGAAAAATCCAAAGATATCGTCACAAACTCAAACTATGAATCAGTTTTTGAaagaatctaaaataaaaaattcagctaaaaagaggaagaagagtatGAAAACTCAGACAATCGTGAAACCAGAAAATGTTGTAAGCACAGTGAACCAAAAATGTGAGACATTTACAGTGACCTCAGGAAAACTTGATTTGCTTTATAATGATGTTACTAATCATGATGAAGATAAAACTGTAAAGCTAGAAGCGAATAAAAAGGCGATTGATCAGTTACGTGAAAAACCAGTTACAGAAACTTCGAATAATCATGTTGAAGCTAAAATGGAAGATCGGAAAATTGAAGAAAGACCACTTTTGGATGAAGAATCTTCAGAGTCAGACAATTTCAAAAAGCACGATATTTGTTTGCCTCAGTTGTGGCTGAGTAATGAAAGTTCCAAAGAGATTGACTGTAAAGATATTTCTAGTCTTTTGGAGAGAAAAACTGATGACAGATCATTATGCCTCTACCAGGACTCGAACAGTAGCGATCGAAATTACACATCTCTGTGCCATATTGAAACGCAAACTGATAACCGTCTGAATAACTTGCTCGATGATTACCTGACCAACTGTGAGACGCAGACCAACGACATCCTAGACCAGGACACGCGATGGACGCAGACATGTGATGACACATTCCTTCCAGATCTGGTTGATTTTACAAATAATGAAACTCAAACGGCTTGGTCTTTCCTCAACAATTCTCCTCTCAGCTCATCAATCAATCTCGTTCACAGTGAAACACAAACACCGCCCCATGTTCAAGAATTCAATATTGGTCAGTTGTAA
- the LOC120351316 gene encoding zinc finger protein SHOOT GRAVITROPISM 5 isoform X4, translating into MLEESKCCIFPKASELSEILNNLECPEKNCNDIFHNPSNLTLHLQKRHGRTVESACRPKYGQFYCPEKSCKYYFNPEVSNVNKNFSNRFFTQFRYLKQHYIKVHMVKPFICLKCNKGFPTELHKTRHDEECGSKYTCSCGVVYNSISALKTHAMRKGHAINTTHSIKTKYMCQSTKSSETLTVIANNDSDKQTIDVTTLTKSLPKGASVLILHGLVNVNDLTNTNLFHLVKLNSQTVETSSQTESARPTSLKRKKSASPVKSTEKSVKKRMSQQTQTGEKNPKISSQTQTMNQFLKESKIKNSAKKRKKSMKTQTIVKPENVVSTVNQKCETFTVTSGKLDLLYNDVTNHDEDKTVKLEANKKAIDQLREKPVTETSNNHVEAKMEDRKIEERPLLDEESSESDNFKKHDICLPQLWLSNESSKEIDCKDISSLLERKTDDRSLCLYQDSNSSDRNYTSLCHIETQTDNRLNNLLDDYLTNCETQTNDILDQDTRWTQTCDDTFLPDLVDFTNNETQTAWSFLNNSPLSSSINLVHSETQTPPHVQEFNIGQL; encoded by the exons ATGTTGGAAGAGAGTAAATGCTGCATATTTCCTAAAGCATCAGAattgagtgaaattttaaataacCTTGAATGCCCTGAAAAAAACTGCAACGACATTTTTCACAATCCATCAAATCTCACGCTTCACCTCCAAAAACGACATGGAAGAACTGTTGAATCAGCTTGTAGACCAAAATATGGTCAATTCTACTGCCCTGAAAAAAGCTGCAAATACTATTTTAATCCTGAAGTTAGCAACGTTAATAAGAATTTCTCAAATAGATTCTTCACCCAATTCAGATATTTGAAACAA CATTACATAAAGGTTCACATGGTGAAACCGTTCATATGCTTGAAATGCAATAAAGGCTTTCCCACTGAGCTGCACAAAACTAGACATGATGAAGAGTGTGGATCAAAGTACACCTGTTCGTGTGGGGTTGTGTACAATTCAATCAGTGCTTTGAAAACACACGCAATGCGGAAGGGGCATGCCATCAATACTACTCATTCAATCAAAACTAAATACAT GTGCCAATCAACCAAATCGTCGGAGACGCTCACAGTAATTGCAAACAATGACTCAGATAAGCAAACGATTGATGTTACTACACTCACCAAATCGCTCCCAAAAGGCGCTAGTGTCCTCATTCTCCATGGCTTAGTTAACGTGAATGACTTGACAAATACCAATTTGTTTCATTTGGTGAAACTAAACTCACAAACTGTCGAAACGTCATCTCAGACTGAAAGTGCTAGGCCTACATCTCTCAAACGGAAAAAGTCGGCTAGTCCAGTCAAATCTACGGAGAAAAGCGTGAAGAAACGAATGTCTCAACAAACTCAGACTGGGGAGAAAAATCCAAAGATATCGTCACAAACTCAAACTATGAATCAGTTTTTGAaagaatctaaaataaaaaattcagctaaaaagaggaagaagagtatGAAAACTCAGACAATCGTGAAACCAGAAAATGTTGTAAGCACAGTGAACCAAAAATGTGAGACATTTACAGTGACCTCAGGAAAACTTGATTTGCTTTATAATGATGTTACTAATCATGATGAAGATAAAACTGTAAAGCTAGAAGCGAATAAAAAGGCGATTGATCAGTTACGTGAAAAACCAGTTACAGAAACTTCGAATAATCATGTTGAAGCTAAAATGGAAGATCGGAAAATTGAAGAAAGACCACTTTTGGATGAAGAATCTTCAGAGTCAGACAATTTCAAAAAGCACGATATTTGTTTGCCTCAGTTGTGGCTGAGTAATGAAAGTTCCAAAGAGATTGACTGTAAAGATATTTCTAGTCTTTTGGAGAGAAAAACTGATGACAGATCATTATGCCTCTACCAGGACTCGAACAGTAGCGATCGAAATTACACATCTCTGTGCCATATTGAAACGCAAACTGATAACCGTCTGAATAACTTGCTCGATGATTACCTGACCAACTGTGAGACGCAGACCAACGACATCCTAGACCAGGACACGCGATGGACGCAGACATGTGATGACACATTCCTTCCAGATCTGGTTGATTTTACAAATAATGAAACTCAAACGGCTTGGTCTTTCCTCAACAATTCTCCTCTCAGCTCATCAATCAATCTCGTTCACAGTGAAACACAAACACCGCCCCATGTTCAAGAATTCAATATTGGTCAGTTGTAA